From a single Vampirovibrio chlorellavorus genomic region:
- a CDS encoding tetratricopeptide repeat protein: MDWLHNSSELMMVAILVTVVSAAIIFILLRKPPEKSVSSGNTGSASTPGSPAEPSPRDHNSLIEHLNQGNAYVRKFQYEQALYHFKEAIKLKPEDPSIHFKVGRLHLQREDFKNALAAFKASLELNPKQVEAHYEMARVYQHLHNAEKASNALSKALKINPVHTESLKLQIKLLEQENRYQEALEPLQKLIEILPDPTKYQELLAEYLMKLGDYPKAIASLENLISLNPQDQLYYWGKVGQAYFDQGEYVRAIEQFKRILQEQATARMDATFIRAIKNQLAAALCNEGVKLYQAQDPRGAIQHYQDALVYDDSNADIHYNLGKALIEAKDNGKAMRHFELALSINANDASCHYELAVLQDQKGLVQEALTHYQKVLELEPHNPRACFGLGTLYGVEGNLEKAIQLLSAAIRLDPNYTDAFYNLAVALERKKDINKAIKFYKKVLSLDKNHEKARSNLAHIQHTHKQGLRR; the protein is encoded by the coding sequence TTGGATTGGTTGCATAACAGCTCGGAGTTGATGATGGTGGCCATACTGGTCACCGTGGTTTCCGCTGCCATTATCTTTATTTTGCTGCGCAAGCCCCCCGAAAAATCAGTCTCTTCCGGCAATACAGGGTCTGCCTCGACCCCCGGCAGCCCTGCGGAACCTTCTCCCAGAGATCACAATAGCCTGATTGAGCATCTGAATCAGGGTAACGCCTACGTGCGGAAGTTCCAGTACGAACAAGCCTTATATCACTTCAAGGAGGCCATCAAACTCAAACCGGAAGACCCCTCCATTCACTTTAAAGTGGGGCGCCTGCACCTGCAGCGGGAAGATTTCAAGAATGCGCTGGCCGCCTTTAAGGCTTCGCTGGAGTTGAATCCCAAGCAGGTGGAAGCCCACTATGAAATGGCCCGCGTTTATCAGCACCTGCACAATGCGGAGAAAGCCAGTAACGCCCTGAGCAAGGCGCTCAAGATCAACCCGGTTCACACAGAGTCTCTCAAGCTGCAAATCAAGCTGCTGGAGCAGGAAAACCGCTATCAGGAAGCGCTGGAGCCCCTTCAAAAGCTGATTGAAATCCTCCCTGACCCAACCAAATATCAGGAATTGCTGGCCGAATATCTGATGAAACTGGGTGACTACCCCAAGGCCATCGCCTCTCTGGAGAATCTGATTAGCCTGAACCCGCAGGATCAGCTGTATTACTGGGGTAAAGTGGGGCAAGCCTACTTCGATCAGGGCGAATATGTCCGGGCTATTGAACAGTTCAAGCGAATTTTGCAAGAGCAGGCCACCGCCAGAATGGATGCCACCTTTATCCGGGCCATTAAAAACCAGTTGGCCGCCGCCTTGTGCAACGAAGGGGTCAAGCTGTATCAGGCGCAAGACCCCCGGGGAGCCATTCAGCACTATCAGGACGCCTTGGTTTACGATGATAGCAACGCCGATATCCACTACAATCTCGGGAAAGCGCTGATAGAAGCCAAGGACAATGGCAAGGCCATGCGTCATTTTGAGCTGGCTTTGTCCATTAATGCCAACGATGCCAGCTGCCACTATGAACTGGCCGTTTTGCAGGATCAAAAAGGTCTGGTTCAGGAAGCCCTGACCCATTACCAGAAGGTGCTGGAGCTGGAACCCCACAACCCGAGGGCCTGCTTTGGGCTGGGTACGCTGTACGGCGTGGAGGGCAATCTGGAGAAAGCCATTCAGCTATTGAGCGCTGCCATTCGGCTTGACCCCAACTACACCGACGCCTTTTACAATCTGGCTGTGGCCCTGGAGCGCAAGAAAGACATTAACAAGGCCATCAAGTTCTATAAAAAGGTACTCAGTCTGGATAAAAACCATGAAAAAGCCAGAAGCAATCTGGCCCACATCCAGCACACCCATAAACAGGGGCTTCGGCGCTAA
- the waaF gene encoding lipopolysaccharide heptosyltransferase II, with protein MKYPQPSVSNPPAARRILIVRLSAHGDVTHTLPLLAALKRQYPNAFVGWLVEASAAPLLENHPLIDRLHVSHRKRWLSCLAKPAQWPSLWQEVEAFVRELRAEGYQLSFDVQGLLKSAIWPWLAKIPLRYGFKATRESADWFYNHRLPPMSIRDAQTPAVQRYLDFARAIGCQVEAPEFILPPLPAQTAAKVEVLLSLLPLPSQPLVVLASFTRWPSKHWPMGHWAQLLPLLLELNVSVVLLGAASDAPRATTILGEHAGSPQVLNLVGQTDWPDLYALFQRAHLLIGLDSAPLHIADAVGGPKIIGLYGPTAPGRTGPVGGQHTILTAQLDCQPCFERDCPLKTTACMSQLTPQQVLQQVRKALGLAASSAPLTQEPWA; from the coding sequence ATGAAGTACCCTCAACCCTCCGTTTCTAATCCTCCCGCCGCCCGACGCATTTTAATCGTGCGACTGAGCGCCCATGGCGATGTGACGCACACCCTGCCCTTGCTGGCGGCCCTGAAACGCCAGTATCCCAACGCCTTTGTGGGCTGGCTGGTGGAGGCCTCCGCCGCCCCCCTGCTGGAAAATCATCCCCTGATTGATCGGTTGCACGTTTCCCATCGCAAGCGCTGGCTCTCCTGCCTGGCAAAACCCGCCCAGTGGCCATCCTTATGGCAGGAGGTGGAGGCTTTTGTGCGAGAGCTACGAGCCGAAGGCTATCAACTCAGTTTTGATGTGCAAGGCCTCCTGAAAAGCGCTATTTGGCCCTGGCTGGCGAAAATCCCGCTGCGGTACGGCTTTAAGGCCACCCGGGAAAGTGCCGATTGGTTCTACAACCACCGGCTTCCTCCCATGAGCATCCGGGATGCCCAGACACCTGCCGTGCAGCGCTATCTGGATTTTGCCCGGGCCATTGGCTGTCAGGTCGAAGCCCCTGAATTCATACTCCCCCCGCTGCCTGCACAGACGGCGGCCAAGGTGGAGGTCCTACTGTCTTTACTACCCTTGCCTTCCCAGCCATTAGTGGTGCTGGCCTCCTTTACCCGCTGGCCCAGCAAACATTGGCCCATGGGACATTGGGCCCAGCTGCTGCCTTTGCTGCTTGAACTGAACGTTTCGGTGGTGCTGCTGGGGGCTGCCAGTGACGCCCCTCGGGCCACCACCATTCTGGGAGAGCATGCCGGGTCGCCGCAAGTTTTGAACCTGGTGGGCCAAACCGATTGGCCCGATTTATACGCCCTGTTTCAGCGGGCTCACTTACTGATTGGGCTGGATAGCGCCCCCCTGCACATTGCTGATGCCGTGGGCGGGCCTAAAATCATCGGGCTGTATGGCCCCACCGCCCCCGGCCGAACGGGCCCCGTGGGCGGGCAACACACCATCCTGACCGCCCAACTGGACTGTCAACCCTGTTTTGAGCGGGATTGCCCCCTAAAAACCACGGCCTGCATGAGTCAACTAACCCCGCAGCAGGTACTTCAACAGGTTCGGAAGGCCTTGGGGCTGGCGGCTTCCTCAGCGCCACTGACTCAGGAGCCCTGGGCATGA
- a CDS encoding glycosyltransferase family 9 protein, producing the protein MRRLLVIRWGALGDLIHASAAVQALKQAYPEMEVHWLTSPAYRALVASFAGVDRVWTWEKGQGLWALGQLAGQFRKVGMDGVINLHPSLKSLLFTALVRPRGSAVYRKEKLRSKGQGQRAIPRRHAASDFYQPFQRLFPALPDGLPTIPALPPSVLRQAAVPVKPDGAVWVGLIPGVGAKRGNRAWAISAYVRLIETLLGQNPELQVLLVGGPEERALVQQILDELATAPGHSNPRVQNHCGRYDILGTASVLAQCDVVVGGDTGPMHLAAATGVAVVGIFGPTALSRTGPLAHGASRMITPPGDLACWPCEQADCPYTDAERQLACMRQISVAQVESAVLALLPNPPAGTPER; encoded by the coding sequence ATGAGGCGCCTGCTGGTGATTCGCTGGGGGGCTTTGGGCGATCTCATTCATGCCTCCGCCGCCGTTCAGGCGCTCAAGCAGGCGTATCCGGAGATGGAAGTCCACTGGCTAACCAGCCCCGCCTATCGGGCCTTGGTGGCCTCGTTTGCAGGCGTGGATCGGGTGTGGACGTGGGAGAAGGGGCAAGGCCTCTGGGCTTTGGGGCAGTTGGCCGGACAGTTCCGTAAAGTGGGGATGGATGGGGTCATCAATCTGCACCCGTCGCTGAAGTCGCTGCTGTTCACCGCGCTGGTCAGGCCTCGCGGCAGTGCAGTGTATCGTAAGGAAAAATTACGCAGCAAGGGGCAAGGGCAACGGGCCATCCCCCGTCGGCATGCCGCCAGCGACTTTTACCAGCCTTTCCAGCGCTTATTTCCAGCGCTGCCCGATGGTTTACCCACGATTCCCGCCTTACCCCCCAGCGTATTAAGGCAGGCGGCCGTTCCCGTCAAGCCCGACGGCGCTGTCTGGGTAGGCCTGATTCCGGGCGTGGGGGCCAAACGCGGCAACCGGGCCTGGGCAATCTCCGCTTACGTCCGGCTGATTGAGACACTGTTGGGCCAGAACCCAGAACTTCAGGTGCTGTTGGTGGGTGGCCCGGAGGAACGGGCATTGGTTCAGCAAATTCTGGATGAACTGGCCACAGCGCCGGGACACAGCAATCCACGGGTGCAAAACCACTGCGGACGCTACGACATTCTGGGCACAGCCAGTGTCTTGGCCCAATGTGATGTGGTGGTGGGCGGCGATACCGGGCCCATGCATCTGGCCGCCGCCACCGGGGTAGCGGTGGTGGGTATTTTCGGGCCAACCGCTTTATCCCGAACCGGCCCATTGGCCCATGGAGCGTCCAGGATGATCACGCCCCCGGGGGACTTGGCCTGCTGGCCCTGTGAACAGGCCGATTGTCCCTATACGGATGCTGAGCGGCAGTTGGCCTGCATGCGCCAGATTTCAGTGGCGCAGGTGGAATCCGCCGTTCTCGCCCTACTCCCAAACCCTCCTGCGGGGACACCTGAGAGGTGA
- the rpsT gene encoding 30S ribosomal protein S20 — protein sequence MPRIKSAKKRVDVAERNRQRNIAFKSAIRTAMKKALNGEPAARQEGLKLAYSLLDRAVLKGILHKNTAARYKSKIAVALNHTAA from the coding sequence TTGCCAAGAATTAAATCCGCCAAGAAACGTGTTGATGTTGCCGAGCGCAACCGCCAACGCAACATTGCTTTCAAATCCGCCATCAGAACCGCCATGAAAAAAGCCCTGAACGGCGAGCCAGCCGCCCGTCAGGAAGGGTTGAAACTGGCTTACAGCTTATTGGATCGCGCTGTCCTCAAAGGCATTCTGCACAAGAATACCGCCGCGCGCTACAAATCCAAAATCGCGGTGGCGCTGAATCACACGGCTGCCTAG
- a CDS encoding FliM/FliN family flagellar motor switch protein, with the protein MSLDSRKASQLHNRSYSLPRVGRVSPWQAQIQTCAQLSPHLSELISQFWGVPVKLTFLGISEKPHYFWRLDDFHVSQLQLEKQTDTDASPPPSALLRLSESLCASLLNRVLGRRPQSEAGFSFRRLSPLEASILNELSRDLLALFKKQLLKKPAPSHQQELVQLLWVANLDESAEQLRQALGPVQAAHLMDALEVGKIVLSVPASALKQGTVSAQPVAIVPDDFFFHVLAPVRIYVGSSRVPLADLDHLEPGDLIVLENSQLDQMALVETQSGQHLPFSARIAHPQAITMPYEQEFDEMDSPMDTQNSGASARQNLWDNLMIEVAAEFEPVKIPLRQLKQMSEGLVIEMDDLLHNQISLSVDGKALALGELIIVGDRFGIRVSRVLAPTASSENPVERVALPAQEALTPAEAPPVEEASPPTEPTGEMDLDSFLNDDFDEAADGEENW; encoded by the coding sequence ATGAGTTTGGACAGCCGAAAGGCGAGCCAGTTGCATAATCGGTCGTACTCGCTTCCCCGGGTGGGACGGGTCAGTCCCTGGCAGGCTCAAATTCAGACCTGTGCGCAGCTAAGCCCACATTTGAGCGAGCTGATTTCCCAGTTCTGGGGCGTCCCCGTGAAGCTGACCTTTTTGGGCATCAGCGAGAAACCGCATTACTTTTGGCGTCTGGATGACTTCCATGTCTCCCAGCTTCAGCTGGAGAAGCAAACCGACACCGACGCCAGCCCACCGCCTTCGGCGCTGTTACGCTTATCCGAATCTCTGTGCGCCAGCCTGCTCAACCGGGTTTTGGGAAGACGCCCCCAAAGCGAGGCCGGTTTTAGCTTCCGACGGCTCAGCCCGCTGGAAGCCAGCATTTTGAATGAATTAAGCCGGGATTTGCTGGCCCTGTTCAAAAAACAGCTGCTCAAAAAACCGGCTCCCTCCCACCAGCAGGAGCTGGTTCAACTGTTGTGGGTGGCCAATCTGGATGAGTCCGCCGAGCAGCTGAGGCAGGCCTTGGGGCCAGTGCAGGCCGCTCACCTGATGGATGCGCTGGAAGTGGGGAAAATCGTCCTCAGTGTACCCGCTTCCGCCCTGAAGCAAGGCACGGTATCCGCCCAGCCTGTGGCCATCGTCCCCGATGACTTTTTTTTTCACGTGCTAGCTCCCGTCCGAATTTACGTGGGCAGCAGCCGGGTGCCCCTGGCCGACCTGGATCACCTGGAACCGGGCGATTTGATTGTGCTGGAGAACAGCCAACTGGATCAGATGGCGCTGGTGGAGACACAATCAGGGCAACACCTGCCCTTTTCCGCCAGGATCGCTCACCCACAGGCCATTACCATGCCTTACGAACAGGAGTTTGACGAGATGGACAGCCCGATGGACACCCAGAACTCAGGCGCTTCAGCCCGGCAAAACCTTTGGGATAACCTGATGATTGAGGTTGCTGCCGAATTTGAGCCGGTGAAAATTCCCTTACGCCAGTTAAAGCAGATGAGCGAAGGGCTGGTCATTGAGATGGATGACCTGCTGCACAACCAGATCAGTTTAAGTGTGGACGGCAAGGCCCTGGCCCTGGGCGAGCTGATCATCGTGGGCGATCGATTCGGGATACGGGTCAGTCGGGTTCTAGCCCCCACCGCATCCAGCGAAAATCCTGTCGAGCGGGTGGCATTACCCGCTCAGGAAGCGCTCACGCCAGCCGAAGCACCGCCAGTTGAGGAGGCCTCTCCCCCCACTGAGCCGACGGGTGAAATGGATTTGGACAGCTTTTTGAACGATGATTTTGATGAGGCCGCGGACGGCGAAGAGAACTGGTAG
- a CDS encoding flagellar biosynthetic protein FliO — translation MMNHTGALWQYLGTFVLYTLGAVGLIYGAYWYARRSSGLLSGGSTKVDPQVPTLQVESSLPLDPRNTVYVIRSGSERFLIAASGEETNLLSKLEPVASEVTVEEIPVVTETERLEPWFAPPVVPRTVPRRQGFGARFAQSIQWIVSSRMK, via the coding sequence ATGATGAATCACACAGGCGCTTTGTGGCAATATCTGGGCACGTTCGTGCTGTACACCCTGGGGGCCGTGGGCCTGATTTATGGCGCCTACTGGTATGCCCGTCGCTCCTCAGGCCTGTTATCAGGCGGATCCACCAAGGTGGACCCACAGGTACCCACCTTGCAGGTGGAATCCTCCCTGCCGCTGGATCCCCGGAACACGGTTTATGTGATCCGTTCCGGCTCCGAACGCTTTTTAATCGCCGCCTCCGGGGAGGAAACCAATCTGCTGTCCAAACTGGAACCGGTGGCCAGTGAAGTGACCGTGGAAGAAATTCCGGTGGTCACGGAAACCGAGCGGCTAGAGCCCTGGTTCGCTCCCCCCGTGGTGCCCCGCACCGTCCCCAGACGGCAGGGCTTTGGGGCCCGATTCGCCCAAAGCATCCAGTGGATTGTATCTTCCCGAATGAAATAG
- the fliP gene encoding flagellar type III secretion system pore protein FliP (The bacterial flagellar biogenesis protein FliP forms a type III secretion system (T3SS)-type pore required for flagellar assembly.), producing MFGKLDPALQLIILMASLSLIPLVVVSMTSFLRYMIVFSILKTALGTQQVPPAIVLVGMSLILTMYTMAPVFGEIGQKLDPIMRRNGSVVQMMISGSEPLKTFMMRQTRQSDVAFFLQLSRNKPPESPKDLSLWEVAPAFMVSELRTAFEIGFIIFIPFIVIDLVVANILLALGMMMLSPTIISLPFKILIFVAVDGWSLIVNGLVQSFN from the coding sequence ATGTTTGGAAAGCTGGACCCGGCCCTCCAGCTAATCATCCTGATGGCCTCGTTGTCGCTCATCCCGCTGGTGGTGGTGAGTATGACCAGTTTTTTGCGCTATATGATTGTTTTTTCAATATTAAAAACAGCACTGGGAACCCAGCAGGTTCCTCCGGCCATCGTGCTGGTGGGCATGTCCCTGATATTGACCATGTACACCATGGCCCCCGTGTTTGGAGAGATTGGTCAAAAGCTGGACCCCATCATGCGGCGCAACGGCTCGGTGGTTCAGATGATGATTAGTGGTTCTGAACCGCTGAAAACCTTTATGATGCGGCAAACCCGACAGTCGGACGTGGCCTTTTTCCTACAACTGTCCCGAAATAAACCGCCAGAATCCCCTAAGGATTTGAGCCTGTGGGAAGTAGCCCCGGCCTTTATGGTCAGCGAGCTGCGCACCGCCTTTGAAATCGGCTTTATCATTTTCATTCCCTTTATTGTCATTGACCTGGTGGTGGCCAATATCCTGCTGGCCCTGGGGATGATGATGTTATCGCCCACCATTATTTCCCTGCCCTTTAAAATCCTGATTTTTGTGGCCGTGGATGGTTGGAGCCTGATTGTAAACGGGCTGGTACAGAGCTTTAACTAG
- a CDS encoding flagellar biosynthetic protein FliQ: protein MEILLEHLGRGLMLSLLMSLPAVLMAAAIGLVVGILQAVTQVQEQTIAAAPKIVGVFAVILLGGGLMMNMMTDYVRESMQIAFSDVPEDGIFVMPTTRHQTPGQLRAKHFFELQAKEGANSAKLKEFAAQWEMPDSDGAAGATLKVRQGGSKGGALSIPEKMTLQKDGKR from the coding sequence ATGGAGATATTGCTGGAACATTTGGGCCGGGGGCTGATGCTCAGCCTGTTGATGTCCCTGCCTGCCGTGCTGATGGCCGCTGCCATTGGTTTGGTGGTGGGTATTTTGCAAGCGGTCACCCAGGTGCAGGAGCAAACCATTGCTGCCGCCCCCAAAATCGTGGGGGTTTTTGCGGTCATATTGCTGGGCGGCGGCCTGATGATGAACATGATGACGGACTATGTGCGGGAATCCATGCAGATTGCCTTCAGCGATGTCCCCGAGGACGGCATCTTCGTGATGCCCACCACCCGGCACCAAACCCCGGGCCAATTGCGGGCCAAACACTTTTTTGAGTTGCAAGCCAAAGAAGGCGCTAACAGCGCTAAATTAAAAGAGTTTGCCGCCCAGTGGGAAATGCCAGACAGCGACGGGGCCGCGGGGGCCACCCTCAAGGTGCGGCAGGGCGGGAGCAAAGGGGGTGCCCTCAGTATCCCCGAGAAAATGACCCTGCAAAAAGACGGCAAGCGGTAG
- a CDS encoding flagellar biosynthetic protein FliR gives MHFDAALESFGRLHHQLGPVVDGVLLMFFRMLAFTTTGPIFNRKNIPIVLKISAAIFFTGAMAWLVPPHQDTGPLSPGGDYPSFLIQLVLNIVVGAFLGFMADMILQAAYAAGNVMNNQIGLSSAMIMDPASGKQAMLLETLFNNITILLFIELGGVHWMLSALKRSFQVFPLYAMQHNFAQAISVDYLVTLSGNIVLIGVQLVSPIMVVTMAVDLMLGIMNRTAQQMPVFQLSFALKPSIGIAVMLMTMTVFLQALSNYLNEYAHIF, from the coding sequence ATGCACTTTGACGCGGCTCTGGAATCGTTCGGTCGGCTGCACCACCAGTTGGGGCCGGTGGTCGATGGGGTGCTGCTGATGTTTTTCCGCATGCTGGCCTTTACCACCACCGGGCCCATTTTTAACCGCAAGAACATTCCCATTGTGCTTAAAATCAGCGCGGCTATTTTCTTTACCGGAGCCATGGCCTGGCTGGTACCACCCCATCAGGATACCGGGCCCCTGTCCCCCGGCGGAGACTATCCCTCCTTTCTGATTCAGTTGGTGCTGAATATTGTGGTGGGGGCTTTTCTGGGCTTTATGGCCGATATGATTTTGCAGGCCGCCTACGCCGCAGGGAACGTCATGAACAACCAGATCGGCTTGTCCTCCGCCATGATTATGGACCCGGCCAGCGGCAAGCAGGCCATGTTGCTAGAAACGCTGTTTAACAACATCACCATTTTGTTGTTCATTGAACTGGGCGGCGTTCACTGGATGCTGAGCGCCCTGAAGCGCAGCTTTCAGGTCTTTCCCCTGTATGCCATGCAGCATAACTTTGCCCAGGCCATCAGTGTGGACTATCTGGTGACGCTTTCCGGCAATATTGTGCTGATTGGGGTGCAGTTGGTCTCGCCCATTATGGTGGTGACTATGGCCGTGGATCTGATGCTGGGCATCATGAACCGAACCGCCCAGCAGATGCCCGTCTTTCAGCTCAGTTTTGCCCTGAAGCCGTCCATTGGCATCGCCGTGATGCTGATGACCATGACCGTATTTTTACAGGCCTTGAGCAACTACCTCAACGAGTACGCCCATATTTTTTAA
- a CDS encoding vitamin B12-dependent ribonucleotide reductase encodes MAAGPNPNPEPGLRFQRFFTREGLHPFDAVTFERREARITSPTGEVVFEMRDVEVPIEWSQLATDILASKYFRKLGVPGSGSETSLKQVLNRITTTIRQQGEVVGLFASPEDANSFESELTHLLLHQMGAFNSPVWFNCGLWHQYGIAGSGGSWFWNLQTRQIESTANAYQHPQCSACFIQSVDDDLMGLFELMKTEARLFKYGSGTGTNFSRIRGKQEKLSGGGYSSGLLSFLEVLDRGAGATKSGGTTRRAAKMVCLDMDHPEIVDFIHWKRKEELKVQALIQAGYSGDFNGEAYQTVAGQNSNNSVRLNNRFMQAYLNDEPWQTTLRTTGEVCETFQARDLMRQIAECAWACADPGVQFDDVINEWHTCSTGGRIRGSNPCSEFHFLDDTACNLASLNLLKFVQPDGQFDTPAFRQACRVFFTAQELLVDLASYPTARIAQNSHDYRPLGLGYANLGALLMRWGLPYDSPESYAITGAITALMTGEAYRTSAELAGRLGAFPAFPENQQSMLTVMRKHQAALADIQPDHCPTDLLAEAVSVWDEVLTLGQRYGYRNAQATVLAPTGTIGLLMDCDTTGIEPDFALIKWKKLSGGGTLKMVNHGVAQALQGLGYTEAQQQAIVAYVDQTGTVEGAPGLQEAHYAIFDCATASGQGTRFIAPMAHIHMMAAAQPFLSGAISKTVNLPHSATVEDIEALYVTAWRLGLKGVALYRDGCKFSQPLSTQPLSSQASTLPSTESLQAEQPITVAVAGQALRLQAQTFSDHRLAAIRIEGIFTDETVKALLQCWLYAVSLALQAGVPLTRFVEAYAFTAFGPAGLTDHPHVRQCSSLVDLITRILGVAYLGRFELAQAPPSGAEAQRILSRLPQAELVSPHAGTSAPDSSLAHLWAEAPPCSQCGNPTLRDGACYRCHNCGHSQGCA; translated from the coding sequence ATGGCCGCTGGCCCCAACCCCAACCCGGAGCCGGGTTTGCGCTTTCAGCGATTTTTCACCCGGGAAGGGCTGCACCCCTTTGACGCGGTGACCTTCGAGCGCCGGGAGGCTCGCATTACCAGCCCCACCGGAGAAGTGGTCTTTGAAATGCGGGATGTGGAAGTGCCTATCGAGTGGTCCCAGTTGGCCACCGACATTCTGGCCTCCAAGTACTTCCGCAAGCTGGGGGTCCCGGGCTCGGGCAGTGAAACCAGCCTGAAGCAGGTCTTGAACCGTATTACCACCACCATCCGCCAACAGGGAGAGGTGGTGGGCCTGTTTGCCAGCCCCGAAGACGCCAACAGTTTTGAAAGCGAACTGACCCACTTGTTACTGCACCAGATGGGGGCTTTTAACTCGCCCGTGTGGTTCAACTGCGGGTTGTGGCATCAGTATGGCATTGCAGGCAGCGGGGGCAGCTGGTTCTGGAATCTCCAAACCCGACAGATTGAATCCACCGCCAACGCCTACCAGCATCCCCAATGTTCGGCCTGCTTTATTCAATCGGTGGATGATGACCTGATGGGGCTGTTTGAGCTGATGAAAACCGAGGCCCGGCTGTTTAAGTACGGCTCCGGCACGGGGACCAACTTCTCTCGCATTCGGGGCAAGCAGGAAAAACTGTCCGGCGGCGGATACTCTTCGGGTTTATTGTCCTTTCTGGAGGTGCTGGATCGGGGGGCCGGGGCCACCAAGTCCGGGGGCACCACTCGACGGGCGGCCAAAATGGTTTGTCTGGATATGGATCACCCGGAAATTGTGGATTTTATCCACTGGAAGCGCAAGGAAGAGCTAAAAGTGCAGGCTCTAATTCAGGCCGGGTACTCGGGGGACTTTAACGGGGAAGCCTACCAGACCGTGGCGGGGCAGAACTCTAATAATTCGGTGCGGTTGAACAACCGCTTTATGCAGGCTTACCTGAATGATGAGCCCTGGCAAACCACCCTGCGCACCACGGGGGAGGTCTGTGAGACTTTTCAGGCCAGAGATTTAATGCGACAAATTGCCGAATGCGCCTGGGCTTGCGCCGATCCAGGCGTCCAGTTTGATGATGTCATCAACGAGTGGCACACTTGCTCCACCGGTGGGCGGATTCGGGGCTCTAACCCCTGCTCGGAGTTTCATTTTCTGGATGATACGGCCTGCAATCTGGCCTCACTCAACTTGCTGAAGTTTGTGCAACCGGACGGGCAGTTTGATACTCCGGCGTTTCGGCAGGCTTGCCGGGTCTTTTTCACTGCTCAGGAGCTTTTGGTGGACCTGGCCTCTTACCCAACCGCCCGTATCGCCCAAAACAGCCACGATTATCGTCCGTTGGGGCTGGGCTACGCCAATTTGGGGGCCTTGCTGATGCGCTGGGGCCTGCCCTATGACAGTCCCGAGAGTTACGCCATCACCGGGGCCATTACTGCCCTGATGACCGGAGAAGCCTACCGCACTTCCGCCGAACTGGCAGGAAGATTGGGAGCGTTTCCCGCCTTTCCCGAGAATCAGCAAAGCATGTTGACCGTCATGCGTAAGCACCAAGCGGCCTTGGCGGATATTCAGCCCGACCATTGCCCCACAGACTTGCTGGCAGAAGCGGTGAGCGTGTGGGATGAGGTGCTGACTCTGGGGCAACGGTATGGCTATCGCAATGCACAGGCCACGGTTTTAGCCCCCACGGGTACCATTGGCTTGCTGATGGATTGCGACACCACCGGCATCGAGCCGGATTTCGCCCTGATTAAGTGGAAAAAGCTCTCCGGGGGTGGCACCCTGAAAATGGTCAACCACGGGGTGGCTCAGGCCCTGCAAGGGCTGGGGTACACCGAAGCCCAACAGCAGGCCATTGTGGCCTACGTGGATCAGACCGGCACCGTGGAAGGGGCTCCCGGCTTGCAGGAGGCCCATTACGCCATTTTCGATTGCGCCACGGCCTCCGGGCAGGGCACCCGCTTCATCGCCCCCATGGCCCACATCCACATGATGGCCGCCGCACAGCCTTTTTTGTCCGGGGCCATTTCCAAAACAGTCAATCTGCCCCATTCGGCCACGGTAGAAGATATTGAGGCGCTTTATGTCACCGCCTGGCGCTTGGGCCTGAAGGGGGTGGCCTTGTACCGGGATGGTTGCAAGTTTTCTCAGCCCTTGAGTACCCAACCGCTTTCTAGTCAGGCTTCCACGCTTCCCTCGACAGAATCTTTACAAGCAGAGCAGCCGATTACGGTGGCTGTGGCAGGCCAGGCCTTGCGCCTTCAGGCCCAAACGTTTTCCGATCATCGCTTGGCCGCCATTCGCATTGAGGGAATCTTCACCGATGAGACGGTGAAGGCTTTGCTGCAATGTTGGCTGTACGCCGTGTCTCTGGCCTTGCAGGCCGGGGTTCCCCTGACCCGTTTTGTGGAAGCCTACGCCTTTACCGCCTTTGGCCCGGCTGGCTTAACCGATCATCCCCATGTGCGTCAATGCAGCTCGCTGGTGGATCTGATCACTCGCATTCTGGGCGTGGCGTATCTAGGTCGCTTTGAGTTGGCCCAGGCACCTCCCAGCGGTGCCGAGGCCCAACGCATTCTAAGTCGCCTGCCGCAAGCAGAACTTGTTTCCCCCCATGCGGGGACGAGTGCCCCTGACTCGTCGTTGGCCCACCTGTGGGCAGAGGCGCCGCCCTGTAGCCAGTGTGGCAACCCGACCCTTCGGGATGGGGCCTGTTATCGCTGCCACAACTGCGGGCACTCTCAAGGCTGCGCCTGA